The following are encoded together in the Zygosaccharomyces rouxii strain CBS732 chromosome C complete sequence genome:
- the GAA1 gene encoding GPI-anchor transamidase subunit GAA1 (similar to uniprot|P39012 Saccharomyces cerevisiae YLR088W GAA1 Subunit of the GPI:protein transamidase complex removes the GPI-anchoring signal and attaches GPI (glycosylphosphatidylinositol) to proteins in the ER), translated as MALIEQLQRRVVEMGLVPKIIALLPLVSMICAMISSLWLATLPIEGQFRRTYISENALMPSQAYSYFRESEWNILRGYRSQIEHFGEISNNERNEQMAEWLQEFGAKTSIYNNEEYGDSLYGILHAERGDGTEAILLAVPWYNAEGDLNVGGASLGISLSRFFSRWPVWSKNIIIVFSENPNVALRSWVQAYHTSLDLTGGSIEAAIVLDYPGTNDYFDYAEISYGGLNGELPNLDLVNIAVSITEHEGVHVSLHGMTPESINDESYWSRLKILLCGIYRDAFAGLEPLQGNEAFSGWRIQSVTIKAHGKEGGNNDITTFGRIPEAMFRSINNLLEKFHQSYFFYMLVAPRYFVSISSYLPATVVLTAGFALASLNSLLANQYSNLSFYSHYNLKALLFWLVSILVSFVFSQLFLYVPSTILLVAFIVVMLLLPLAAGRLWTITEPLSHRLQMYAFLYMSLVVTSLMMVNFTLAFVVGILAFPMTAVGTQRSLTFKKYALLIISNPLVSFFIVKPHPQLLQKLISAWQDLGCWTWFVLCLGWLPSWTLIALSACSSTNLDPVATSKKEQ; from the coding sequence ATGGCATTGATTGAACAATTGCAACGGAGGGTAGTAGAAATGGGGCTAGTCCCAAAAATCATAGCTCTTTTACCCCTAGTTTCTATGATATGTGCCATGATTAGTTCACTTTGGCTGGCGACGCTTCCGATAGAGGGTCAATTCAGGCGTACTTATATTTCAGAGAATGCATTGATGCCATCACAAGCTTATTCTTATTTTAGAGAAAGTGAATGGAATATCTTGAGAGGTTACAGGTCTCAAATTGAGCATTTTGGTGAGATCAGCAATAATGAGAGAAATGAACAGATGGCAGAATGGTTACAAGAGTTTGGAGCCAAGACTTCCATATACAACAATGAGGAATACGGAGATTCACTCTATGGGATTTTACATGCTGAAAGGGGTGACGGTACTGAAGCGATCCTTTTGGCTGTTCCATGGTACAATGCTGAGGGGGATTTGAATGTTGGTGGTGCCTCTCTAGGTATATCACTTTCGAGATTCTTTTCACGTTGGCCAGTGTGGTCCAAAAATATTATCATAGTATTTAGTGAGAATCCCAACGTGGCTTTGAGATCTTGGGTACAGGCATACCACACGTCACTGGATCTTACTGGTGGATCGATTGAAGCTGCAATAGTGTTAGACTATCCTGGCACAAACGATTATTTTGATTACGCCGAAATCAGTTATGGTGGATTAAACGGTGAACTGCCCAACTTAGACCTTGTTAACATTGCCGTTTCTATCACTGAACATGAAGGTGTCCATGTGTCACTACATGGTATGACGCCTGAGTCCATCAATGATGAATCTTATTGGTCTCGTCTCAAGATTTTGCTTTGTGGTATCTACCGTGATGCATTCGCAGGGTTGGAACCACTACAAGGCAATGAAGCTTTCAGCGGCTGGAGAATTCAATCTGTGACCATTAAGGCACATGGTAAAGAGGGAGGAAACAATGACATTACAACTTTTGGTCGTATTCCAGAAGCAATGTTCAGATCCATAAACAATCTTTTAGAAAAATTCCACCAGTCCTATTTCTTCTACATGCTAGTTGCTCCTCGTTATTTCGTATCCATCAGTAGTTATCTACCCGCAACTGTTGTCCTCACTGCTGGTTTTGCATTAGCATCTTTGAACTCTTTGCTCGCTAACCAATACAGCAATTTATCGTTCTACTCTCACTACAATTTAAAGGCCCTACTGTTTTGGTTAGTTAGCATATTGGTATCCTTTGTGTTTTCGCAATTGTTCCTCTACGTTCCCTCAACAATTCTCTTAGTGGCTTTTATTGTGGTCATGTTATTGCTCCCATTAGCGGCTGGAAGATTATGGACTATTACAGAGCCGCTGTCCCATAGATTACAGATGTATGCATTCCTCTACATGAGTCTTGTGGTAACTTCCTTAATGATGGTCAATTTCACCCTAGCATTTGTGGTTGGTATTCTAGCATTCCCCATGACTGCTGTGGGCACTCAGAGAAGTTTGACTTTTAAGAAGTATGCGCTTCTAATCATCTCCAATCCGTTAgtttccttcttcatcgtaaAACCACATCCTCAATTGTTACAAAAGTTGATATCAGCATGGCAAGATTTAGGATGCTGGACCTGGTTCGTATTATGTCTAGGTTGGTTGCCCAGCTGGACCCTGATAGCATTATCGGCTTGTAGTAGCACAAACTTGGACCCTGTGGCTACATCAAAGAAGGAACAGTAA
- the CSF1 gene encoding Csf1p (similar to uniprot|Q12150 Saccharomyces cerevisiae YLR087C CSF1 Protein required for fermentation at low temperature) — protein sequence MDGRSPFQKVSLDRTRNFSWVFLVDWVLTCIVTLTVIFYLGRIFGFLLTFILEWVVWKRCKVKINIESLRIAPLGGNIMFRNLCIIHRDYTISCLEGTINWRYWLFNSRKSQYQENLDNEEERLENGQEPKSNSGRKHPCRFLLACEGLEIFVYNKTSSYENIIHMFSKEERAQFEKFVDDQTMTELFNESEQENKVLSESTPSSVTMETVGSNDRNNNEDSNEEEDAGRNQNDGQAPNNLENDELFEQQCSNRKSMYMRFLPIQISTRRFSLVLGNRFTPSILVVSAKNSKGIIDLCPPKEKLDLFKIKLEKELYDVDASVKQNIGFDDDISTSFKWTRGRLSKLWQKFARIFLLPTLGPKHLQTQEDITFRENWKGLSLYRQNMEEDELENVDFDFANHEYARVISILKSAKIVFTYEYDIPGLVPKEPEETLQGPEVGNSGAPPEFGVDIQLYGANICYGPWAERQLSYLRALLSPVVSRTPKPIKTLTPGSQRIYTIFKTSISIMEESTWRIPTREKSKDQEFLRHYVETKEEFRPFGWIDLKFMKDSYGILDTVICPTEEGSPNNVNFHFSNMEIRTSVNHELLLRAKSFDFEADMGYPLGWNDQANWNINLSSTQLEIFILREHITLISDVFADFSSGDPTPYELFRPFIYRINWNLDGYSIYLNVNDHNIVNNPLDFNENCYLSLHGDHLIFDVKIPRQTVANRCTEITYHISTPMFRLLLNTPPWNTLNEFMKNKEVGRSYNFQVNGLYTVFSELDIDNVDTISVECSSFGTTLHCYGFVVRYLMNVKMNYFGDFSHFVTAEEYTNANHTEEPKNENLGDEHSGFNISSTEDVETDRTNPEGRPANKGIPMPKRSELKRTENEMDIWFVFSVWEGALILPETIYNSDPCIALHFNELEVDLRSTNYYMDLLATMNNTELKRYVSRHPHDLFECVRKDNGRQEKSHGYLSSLTIHGHRMYGLPPTEPTYFCQWGVDIDRLEINSDLEFAKGFLTCFSKIGFGFKNLENILLYETNTLFDMTSVTVRVKELKFMMNDADTSSRSVLHAKKITFTAIDFENEAYSQRVDFKFPDINFLIFELDENQKEGRFLLHLKTQLNFTDFIQNQAFADHRYRQREYITLHDSAYYRCSFLLPCFFQESVLYKELLGSISPSATLPPLPLPVLAETIDYIIEDCLGEYAPTVKPDDSSSSDTSEGQRTPLTNEDTRFQANSGFFSPHMPHNPPNNRDRYNNYVLDVEYVNLEVKPSVTGVLLNYLKKFYTEDTTDIIDKNEIAIVKKLGNLQYGASFVTTSRLHVKDLHFLYDFEEGSGVELALNSFDFDLRRKTIENEDEKVILEKTMFSNIHTLRISLLEAHPSSISMKPAALQLSIEDLELWSSTVDENVNSVNVTSFGFTLDESQLERISGYLFGQIKVLRDTITSAKELENLRKKTQKDLICDLTSASEYYQISHDPYVITKPAFIMRLSEGHVRENRSWRIITRLRHILTYLPNDWRTADHLVTVQDSENPNVPQRDEDIFVSVFSNWRNWDLSDITRSYIYKKIFLPQNEDSFKKELRTVLKINFQSFFFTVLISGYEVARSTIFTRTNIIVDVLPPSVNTSSENLFKQEKVITLTANMGAIKGEWGEEVFKLKELFSKFSENELDDLSNLGSISRSASISGFGSQMDRLESSRASGPGDRFRNLKIFATMIFERCDLHFVVGDTRLTNRIINGKNSMLLENSKENTPPALSAVFFAQRHEIWLKHSTNVLAEVLLKQLHVAATAQLGVIPFVSLNCQATNSFIRAMPSTVVLRNSVEKIKRQVEVLIPQFKSHEVKNSSAVTKKTPRIPIKFDIRFNFTDMSSEIMLLSPFYLLQDVKQLHIYASGHENMELVLGFLEYDVYLKSQLSSEQFFKFSSTDLQFKCEVADEVVPVVEVQISTSLMKLTLCEPRRALHNLLQDEQTLVESVDHIQKLWNFLRSASGGNDRSPSRNTRWALDANLKYFGLLVPVSSICYIFELHSLFASLTNANEQYEEYDRHFSGQIVVESCYLLVKELSLPANLSKVLDFSIRFLTSQKVPNSLQSYQIESSYFRLCLFPELLVDILWSVHYLQSLLNHFKKHHTPWLPYSSNKTAKSGESTLDFRSIHILSYNFCVGWLFEVGDNSEPGLILGYDRLFSAYEKHFGKLTLIDGYLSVANGNTSDTFYSQKSEKDSYTRTYLSNMQIFYWLKGENLLKDLFVRFHGEVIDVRFLSTSFKLVEKTLHSIKRFNEMKKAKIKQTGSSTKSKLNMEAASNTLAPFLAHIRTINSQLNFAGGVFKVYSPTELDSKAEPLLEIKSPGVQMAINYEFNETREKSHCIRFFTTIEPTHNMLFAKCAPLLSDFNHNIKNMIRNLSSEDKSHPSKPVTDSIDYKSLLNPYDIAFEIASGKQKLSFSCEPKAKVQLDAGFNSFLFRVTTDKVDSVEPFNVSFSMDKIESSVRHIFSRDSSAAFMLDYIDIVMMFTYPNVYGVALVSDMNIYCNMKQRQNLNIFLDIWRLSNRGRTKPSENKAEDKSDAKKSLSPPFSPSSNDSRKVFPWSFTIIFTNMGGVVDLGPSLGVLTLGLEQVWITTKHQGDQKRTWHTFAHGITVNSEGRLSGMFELDQASSVSEISWPEEDLLRVGPLISVSMAINRMSIKSAFDYHMFLIGSMKSVKVHLHNESDTYAILPDLLQVSLEFESIVLCATALTAANALDIYNTIMRMQQDNRISYIETLKESNISASSTSVAYEEVLNSLNLLRTDMSVIVKELKVHISPMSLFDAEVLVVSVRDVNARSETQSGEKLKTELQLQISDVNASLSSSKEELDEETVSKIAVDDYMLYASKFSGGTIIKLPQLLVSMTTWQQQSSPVLEYLFTCKFFDKISMKWNLGPVNFIKEMWATHVRSLAVRRTQLGNSSPELEVANESDKEDTVKSKFIYVPLDEPYIEMPQIKDLGDATPPLEWFGVHRKNLPAATHQTAVLLIQKLVHTAEKEYAKLQQRA from the coding sequence ATGGATGGCCGTTCCCCTTTTCAGAAGGTTTCGCTGGATAGAACGAGGAATTTTAGTTGGGTCTTCCTCGTAGATTGGGTTTTAACATGCATAGTGACACTAACGGTTATCTTCTACTTGGGCAGGATATTTGGTTTTCTTCTCACGTTCATACTCGAATGGGTTGTTTGGAAACGTTGCAAGGTCAAGATAAACATCGAGTCACTTCGGATAGCCCCTCTGGGCGGCAACATAATGTTTAGAAACCTTTGCATTATTCATAGGGATTATACCATATCATGCTTGGAAGGGACTATCAACTGGAGATACTGGTTGTTTAACTCACGGAAGTCCCAGTACCAAGAGAATTTAGAtaacgaagaagaaagactGGAAAATGGTCAAGAACCTAAAAGCAATAGTGGCCGTAAGCATCCTTGTAGGTTTCTGCTGGCTTGTGAAGGGTTAGAAATTTTTGTTTACAATAAAACGTCATCCTATGAAAATATTATCCATATGTTCTCTAAGGAAGAACGAGctcaatttgaaaagtttgTGGATGATCAAACCATGACAGAACTTTTCAACGAGTCAGAGCAAGAAAATAAAGTTTTATCAGAAAGTACACCTTCTAGTGTTACGATGGAGACTGTGGGTAGCAATGAtagaaataataatgaagacagtaatgaagaagaagatgctgGGAGGAATCAAAATGATGGACAAGCACCTAATAATCTGGAAAATGATGAACTTTTCGAGCAACAGTGCTCAAATCGAAAATCGATGTATATGcgatttcttccaatacaGATTTCCACGCGTCGATTTTCGTTAGTATTAGGTAACCGGTTTACCCCATCCATCCTGGTAGTAAGCGctaaaaattctaaagGAATAATAGATCTTTGTCcaccaaaggaaaaattagatCTATTTAAAATTAAACTTGAAAAGGAACTTTACGATGTGGACGCATCTGTCAAACAAAATATTGGGTTTGACGATGATATATCGACTAGTTTTAAGTGGACCAGAGGTAGATTATCGAAACTTTGGCAAAAGTTTGCTCGCATATTTCTTCTACCAACATTGGGTCCTAAACATTTACAAACACAAGAAGATATTACGTTTCGtgaaaattggaaaggttTGTCACTCTATAGGCAAAATATggaggaagatgaattggagAATGTGGACTTCGACTTTGCCAATCATGAATACGCTAGAGTTATTagtattttgaaaagtgcTAAAATTGTCTTCACATATGAATATGATATACCGGGGCTTGTTCCAAAAGAACCCGAAGAAACTCTGCAGGGGCCGGAAGTCGGTAACAGTGGAGCTCCACCTGAATTTGGTGTAGATATTCAACTCTATGGTGCAAATATATGCTACGGACCTTGGGCAGAAAGACAGTTAAGCTATCTGAGAGCTCTTTTGTCACCAGTTGTGTCTAGAACACCAAAACCTATAAAGACTCTTACACCAGGAtctcaaagaatttacaCAATTTTCAAAACGTCCATTAGCATCATGGAAGAGTCCACTTGGCGTATCCCcacaagagaaaagagTAAGGATCAAGAGTTTTTAAGGCATTACGTCGAGACCAAGGAAGAATTCAGACCATTTGGTTGGATCGATCTCAAATTCATGAAAGATTCCTATGGTATTCTCGATACGGTTATTTGTCCCACTGAAGAAGGCTCCCCCAACAATGTTAATTTccatttttccaacatgGAAATTAGAACAAGTGTCAATCACGAATTACTTTTGAGGGCTAAATCTTTTGACTTTGAGGCTGATATGGGATATCCATTAGGTTGGAATGATCAGGCTAATTGGAATATCAATCTATCTTCGACCCAGTTAGAAATATTCATATTGAGAGAACATATTACTTTGATATCTGACGTCTTTgcagatttttcttctggtgATCCTACGCCATACGAGTTGTTTAGGCCCTTTATTTACAGGATTAATTGGAATTTGGATGGTTACTCTATCTATTTGAATGTGAATGACCATAACATTGTTAATAACCCTCTAGATTTTAACGAGAATTGTTATTTGTCTTTACACGGTGACCATTTAATATTCGATGTGAAGATTCCTCGTCAAACTGTTGCGAATAGATGTACTGAAATCACTTATCATATTTCAACACCTATGTTCAGATTATTACTTAATACACCACCGTGGAATACATTAAATGAATTTATGAAAAACAAGGAAGTGGGGAGATCTTATAATTTCCAAGTTAACGGTTTGTACACAGTTTTCTCTGAACTAGATATCGATAACGTTGACACAATCTCAGTAGAATGCTCTAGTTTTGGCACCACACTACACTGTTACGGATTTGTGGTTCGATACTTGATGAATGTTAAGATGAATTATTTCGGTGATTTTTCTCATTTCGTCACCGCTGAAGAATACACGAATGCCAACCATACTGAAGAGCCGAAGAATGAGAATTTGGGAGATGAACATTCTGGATTTAACATATCTTCTActgaagatgttgaaaCTGATAGAACTAATCCTGAAGGAAGGCCAGCGAATAAGGGAATCCCTATGCCTAAACGTTCAGAGCTTAAGAGGAcggaaaatgaaatggataTCTGGTTTGTGTTTTCTGTATGGGAAGGTGCCTTAATCCTACCCGAAACAATTTACAACTCAGACCCTTGCATAGCATTGCATTTCAATGAATTAGAGGTCGATTTAAGAAGTACGAATTATTATATGGATCTTCTGGCAACCATGAATAATACTGAATTAAAAAGATATGTTTCGCGACATCCTCATGATTTATTTGAATGTGTCCGAAAGGACAATGGGCGACAAGAAAAAAGCCATGGCTATCTCTCCAGTTTGACGATCCATGGCCATAGAATGTATGGGCTGCCACCCACTGAACCGACATACTTTTGTCAATGGGGAGTTGACATAGATCGCCTGGAAATTAATTCAGATTTAGAGTTTGCTAAAGGATTTTTGACATGCTTTAGCAAGATTGGGTTTGGATTCAAAAATCTCGAAAACATTTTGCTGTATGAGACTAATACCCTCTTTGATATGACTTCCGTTACTGTTCGTgtaaaggaattgaaatttatgATGAATGATGCTGATACGAGTTCCAGAAGTGTTCTACATGCCAAAAAAATAACATTCACTGCCatagattttgaaaatgaagctTATTCTCAACGTGtggatttcaaatttccaGATATTAACTTTCTCATatttgaattggatgaaaatcAGAAGGAGGGTAGATTCCTCTTGCATTTGAAGACGCAGTTAAATTTCACTGATTTCATACAAAATCAAGCTTTTGCAGACCATAGGTACAGACAGCGAGAATACATCACATTGCATGATTCAGCGTATTACAGATGTTCCTTTCTGCTTCCTtgtttttttcaagaatcTGTGCTCTACAAAGAACTGCTCGGAAGTATTTCTCCCTCTGCAACTTTACCCCCCTTGCCGCTACCTGTTTTAGCAGAAACGATAGATTATATTATTGAAGATTGTCTGGGTGAATATGCACCTACTGTTAAACCTGAcgattcttcatcatccgATACTAGTGAAGGCCAAAGGACACCTTTAACAAATGAAGACACAAGATTCCAAGCGAATTCCGGGTTCTTTTCTCCACACATGCCACATAATCCTCCCAACAATCGCGATCGCTATAACAATTACGTGCTTGATGTTGAATACGTTAATTTAGAGGTTAAGCCTTCAGTTACTGGAGTTCTCCTAAATTATCTTAAAAAGTTTTACACGGAAGACACCACCGATATCATTGACAAGAACGAGATTGCAATTGTGAAAAAGTTGGGAAATCTTCAGTACGGTGCGTCTTTTGTGACTACTTCGAGGTTGCATGTTAAAGATCTCCATTTTCTATATGATTTTGAAGAGGGAAGTGGCGTTGAATTGGCACTGAATAGCTTTGATTTTGACttaagaagaaaaaccattgaaaatgaagatgagaaagtaatattggaaaaaaccatgttttcaaatattcacACTCTCAGAATATCTCTTTTGGAAGCCCATCCTTCCAGCATCAGCATGAAACCAGCAGCATTACAGCTTTCGatagaagatttagaattatGGTCCTCCACCGTAGATGAAAATGTAAACTCGGTAAATGTGACCTCATTTGGCTTTACCTTGGATGAATCCCAATTAGAACGAATTTCAGGCTACTTATTTGGGCAGATTAAAGTACTTCGGGATACAATAACATCTgctaaagaattggaaaatttgagaaagaaaactCAAAAGGACTTAATATGCGATTTGACATCTGCAAGTGAGTATTATCAAATTAGCCATGATCCATATGTAATTACAAAGCCTGCTTTTATCATGAGACTATCAGAAGGCCATGTTAGGGAGAATCGGAGTTGGAGAATCATTACTCGTCTCCGCCATATTTTGACCTATTTGCCGAATGATTGGCGTACCGCTGATCACCTCGTAACCGTACAAGACTCTGAGAATCCTAATGTTCCTCAGAGAGATGAGGATATTTTCGTTTCAGTTTTCTCAAACTGGAGAAACTGGGACTTGTCTGATATTACAAGATCCTACATCTAcaaaaagatttttcttccacAGAATGAGGATAGCttcaaaaaagaattaaGGACAGTATTGAAGATCAATTTTCaatcatttttctttactGTATTGATTTCAGGCTATGAAGTGGCTCGTAGCACGATATTCACAAGAACTAATATTATAGTTGATGTTCTGCCTCCTTCGGTTAACACAAGTTCTgagaatcttttcaaacaAGAGAAAGTTATCACTTTGACGGCTAATATGGGCGCAATAAAAGGTGAATGGGGTGAGGAAGTTTTCAAGTTGAAGGAGTTGTTTTCGAAATTTAGTGAGAATGAGCTTGATGATCTTTCTAATTTGGGATCCATCTCAAGATCTGCTTCCATTTCAGGTTTTGGCTCCCAAATGGACCGTCTTGAATCAAGTCGTGCATCTGGTCCCGGAGACCGTTTCAGAAACCTTAAGATTTTTGCCACTATgatatttgaaagatgtgATTTGCATTTTGTCGTGGGAGATACGAGATTGACAAACAGAATCATTAACGGGAAAAATAGCATGTTGCTtgaaaattcaaaagagaaTACACCACCTGCATTGTCAGCTGTTTTTTTCGCACAGAGACATGAAATTTGGTTAAAGCACTCTACAAATGTTTTAGCAGAAGTTTTATTAAAGCAACTTCATGTTGCAGCAACGGCTCAGTTGGGAGTTATACCATTTGTTTCCCTCAATTGTCAAGCTACAAATTCATTTATTAGAGCAATGCCAAGCACTGTCGTTTTAAGAAATTCTGTCGAGAAGATTAAAAGGCAGGTAGAAGTTCTAATTCCTCAGTTCAAATCTCATGAagtaaaaaattcttcagcagTTACTAAAAAGACGCCACGAATTCCAATCAAATTTGATATCAGGTTCAACTTCACGGACATGAGCTCAGAAATAATGTTGTTATCTCCATTTTATCTGCTGCAAGATGTTAAGCAACTACATATATATGCCAGTGGACATGAGAATATGGAATTAGTGCTTGGATTTTTGGAGTATGACGTCTATTTGAAATCACAACTATCCTCTGAACAGTTTTTCAAGTTCTCGTCGACAGATCTTCAGTTCAAATGCGAGGTTGCAGATGAAGTCGTTCCTGTTGTAGAAGTCCAAATTTCGACATCATTAATGAAGCTCACACTCTGTGAACCGCGGAGGGCGTTGCATAACCTACTTCAAGATGAGCAAACTCTCGTGGAAAGCGTGGACCATATCCAAaaactttggaatttcCTTCGTTCTGCTTCTGGTGGAAACGATCGATCACCTTCTCGTAACACAAGATGGGCCTTAGATgctaatttgaaatatttcgGTTTACTTGTCCCCGTATCGTCGATCTGTTACATTTTTGAGCTTCATTCTCTCTTTGCCTCCTTAACTAATGCCAATGAACAGTATGAAGAATATGATAGGCATTTTTCTGGGCAAATCGTTGTGGAATCGTGTTATTTGCTGGTGAAGGAATTATCCTTGCCAGCCAATCTCTCAAAAGTATTGGATTTCTCCATAAGGTTTTTGACATCACAAAAAgttccaaattctttacagtcttatcaaattgaaagttCCTATTTCAGGTTATGTCTATTTCCCGAATTATTAGTGGATATTTTGTGGAGTGTTCACTACTTACAGTCACTCCTTaatcatttcaaaaaaCACCATACACCTTGGTTACCTTACTCATCTAACAAAACTGCGAAATCTGGTGAATCGACTCTCGATTTTAGATCTATTCATATTCTCTCGTATAACTTCTGTGTCGGCTGGCTTTTCGAAGTGGGTGACAATTCAGAACCTGGTTTGATATTAGGGTATGACAGGCTATTCTCAGCTTATGAGAAGCATTTTGGTAAGCTTACTTTAATCGATGGTTACTTGTCTGTTGCCAATGGCAATACTTCTGATACATTCTATTCTCAAAAAAGTGAGAAGGATAGTTACACAAGGACATACCTATCAAATATGCAAATATTCTATTGGTTGAAGGGTGAAAACCTACTAAAGGATTTATTTGTTCGTTTTCATGGTGAAGTCATAGATGTCAGATTTTTGTCAACTTCCTTCAAACTGGTAGAAAAGACGCTTCACTCTATTAAGCGCTTTAATGAAATGAAGAAAGCTAAGATCAAGCAGACAGGGTCTTCTACTAAGAGTAAATTGAATATGGAAGCGGCCTCAAATACACTTGCCCCATTCCTTGCTCACATTAGAACCATCAATTCACAGTTGAACTTTGCAGGTGGTGTGTTTAAAGTTTATTCGCCGACTGAACTTGACAGTAAAGCAGAACCTTTGTTGGAGATAAAATCACCAGGTGTGCAAATGGCTATTAATTATGAGTTTAATGAGACAAGAGAGAAATCACATTGCATCAGGTTCTTTACGACGATTGAACCTACCCATAACATGCTCTTTGCTAAATGTGCGCCGCTATTAAGTGATTTCAATCACAATATTAAGAATATGATCCGTAATTTGAGTTCTGAGGATAAATCTCATCCTTCTAAGCCAGTTACAGATAGCATCGATTATAAGAGCTTGTTAAATCCCTATGATattgcatttgaaattgcCTCAGGAAAACAGAAGTTGAGTTTTAGCTGCGAGCCTAAGGCTAAGGTCCAATTAGATGCAGGTTTCAACTCATTCTTATTCAGAGTAACTACAGACAAGGTGGATTCAGTTGAACCCTTTAACGTTTCCTTCTCCatggataaaattgaatctTCAGTACGACACATTTTTTCGAGGGATTCAAGTGCTGCATTTATGTTGGATTATATCGACATTGTCATGATGTTTACCTATCCTAATGTGTATGGTGTTGCACTAGTGTCTGATATGAATATTTATTGTAATATGAAGCAAAGgcagaatttgaatatctTCCTCGATATTTGGAGACTGAGTAATCGGGGACGTACGAAACCAAGCGAAAATAAAGCCGAAGACAAGAGCGATGCTAAGAAATCTCTCTCTCCTCCATTTTCTCCATCTTCTAACGATTCTCGTAAGGTTTTTCCATGGTCTTTCACGATCATTTTTACCAACATGGGAGGTGTTGTTGATTTAGGACCTTCTTTGGGTGTTCTCACTTTAGGTTTAGAACAGGTCTGGATCACTACTAAGCATCAAGGTGATCAAAAAAGAACTTGGCATACTTTTGCCCATGGAATTACGGTGAATTCTGAAGGTAGATTGAGTGGAATGTTTGAGCTCGACCAGGCTAGCAGTGTTTCCGAAATTTCCTGGCCAGAGGAGGATCTATTAAGAGTTGGTCCATTGATATCAGTATCAATGGCCATTAACAGAATGTCCATAAAGTCAGCATTTGATTACCATATGTTCTTGATTGGATCCATGAAGAGTGTAAAAGTACATCTTCATAATGAATCTGACACTTATGCGATTTTACCAGATTTATTACAGGTTTCTTTGGAATTCGAATCCATAGTCCTTTGTGCAACTGCTTTGACAGCAGCTAATGCATTGGATATTTACAACACGATCATGCGTATGCAACAAGACAACAGAATATCATAtattgaaactttgaaagaatcgaatatttctgcttcttctacATCAGTTGCTTACGAGGAGGTTCTGAACTCTCTGAACTTGTTGAGAACCGACATGTCCGTTATTGTTAAAGAGCTCAAAGTTCATATTTCACCTATGTCTTTGTTTGATGCAGAGGTGTTAGTGGTGTCAGTTAGAGATGTTAATGCACGTTCAGAAACCCAATCAGGCGAGAAATTAAAGACCGAACTTCAACTTCAAATATCAGACGTGAATGCCTCGTTATCTTCATcgaaagaagaattggatgaGGAAACGGTTTCCAAGATTGCTGTCGATGATTATATGCTGTATGCTTCCAAGTTTTCTGGTGGAACTATCATAAAATTACCTCAACTGCTGGTCAGTATGACAACTTGGCAGCAGCAAAGCAGCCCTGTGCTTGAATATTTGTTCACCTGCAAATTCTTTGACAAGATTTCTATGAAATGGAACCTAGGCCCGGTtaattttatcaaagaAATGTGGGCCACGCATGTGAGGTCGCTAGCGGTACGTCGTACACAACTGGGAAATTCCAGTCCAGAGTTAGAAGTAGCAAATGAATCTGACAAAGAAGATACAGTGAAATCTAAATTTATTTATGTGCCACTTGATGAACCATATATTGAGATGCCTcaaattaaagatttggGTGATGCTACTCCGCCACTGGAATGGTTTGGTGTCCATAGGAAGAATCTTCCTGCTGCGACTCACCAGACCGCTGTGcttttgattcaaaagttAGTTCATActgctgaaaaggaatatGCGAAACTTCAACAACGGGCCTAA